In a genomic window of Gossypium arboreum isolate Shixiya-1 chromosome 7, ASM2569848v2, whole genome shotgun sequence:
- the LOC108458880 gene encoding uncharacterized protein LOC108458880 yields MANRPEPDIDDDFSEIYKEYTGPLGSAVSKAQDRVKENKRSHAASNEEEEQRDPNAVPTDFTSREAKVWEAKSKATERNWKKRKEEEMICKICGESGHFTQGCPSTLGANRKSQDFFERVPARDPHARALLTEKVIQRIEKDIGCKIKMDEKFIIVSGKDRLILKKGVDAVHKVKDEGDQRGSSSSRMSRSRSPERSPVGARLRRPESQRAHSGPHNSPHFQQRFGRQDKAVEDRVRDDLRKISRDSPQAYGNDGARSRSSHSKSPGRLPYGGNSFNSYDGHNRNMGAYRTEGWDTERRGSDLQSGNQFEYHAFPQTLDELELEFKREAMELGRIRDKEEDEENYKHRETIKEMRENYIKKSAILRDTHTKQWEEFLQFDAQRRQQQARQQMSASSFGAYKQQGYSEYDGPSVHAHYAGAGLPMDSRGRYPNPMENYSSRLHDSYGEFQRQRRDDFGKAYNRY; encoded by the exons ATGGCAAACAGACCAGAGCCAGATATCGATGATGATTTCAGTGAAATTTACAAGGAGTACACTGGCCCGCTAGGGTCCGCAGTGTCCAAGGCACAAGATAGGGTGAAAGAGAATAAACGTTCTCATGCTGCTTCAAATGAGGAAGAGGAACAGCGTGACCCCAATGCTGTCCCCACTGACTTCACTAGCCGGGAAGCCAAGGTCTGGGAGGCTAAATCCAAGGCTACTGAGAGGAATTGGAAGAAGaggaaagaagaagaaatgatTTGCAAAATATGTGGAGAATCGGGTCACTTTACTCAG GGTTGCCCCTCCACTCTTGGAGCAAATCGCAAGTCTCAAGATTTTTTTGAAAGGGTACCTGCTAGAGACCCACATGCCAGAGCACTTCTCACCGAGAAAGTTATTCAGAGGATCGAGAAAGATATTGGTTGCAAAATCAAAATGGATGAGAAGTTTATAATTGTTAGTGGTAAGGATAGGTTAATATTGAAAAAGGGTGTGGATGCTGTACACAAAGTAAAGGATGAAGGTGATCAAAGGGGCTCTTCTAGTTCTCGCATGAGCAGATCAAGGTCACCTGAGCGAAGTCCTGTTGGTGCACGGTTGCGACGTCCTGAATCACAAAGGGCTCATTCAGGACCACATAACTCACCACACTTCCAACAGCGATTTGGTAGGCAAGATAAGGCTGTGGAAGACCGTGTACGTGATGATCTACGGAAAATTTCTAGAGATTCTCCGCAAG CTTATGGTAATGATGGAGCTAGAAGTCGCTCGAGCCACTCTAAATCCCCAGGCCGTTTACCTTATGGTGGCAACTCATTTAATTCCTACGATGGTCATAATCGAAACATGGGAGCTTATAGAACTGAGGGATGGGATACTGAGAGACGGGGATCTGATTTGCAATCTGGCAATCAGTTTGAATACCATGCCTTCCCTCAAACGTTAGATGAGTTGGAGTTGGAATTTAAGAGAGAGGCAATGGAACTTGGAAGAATTCGTgataaggaagaagatgaagagaATTATAAGCATCGGGAG ACTATCAAGGAGATGAGAGAGAACTACATCAAGAAATCAGCTATATTGAGGGACACACATACAAAACAGTGGGAAGAGTTTCTTCAATTTGATGCCCAAAGGCGTCAGCAACAGGCACGGCAACAAATGTCTGCTTCAAGCTTTGGTGCTTATAAACAGCAGGGTTATTCTGAATACGATGGCCCGTCTGTCCATGCTCATTACGCTGGAGCTGGTTTACCTATGGATTCTAGGGGCAGGTACCCAAATCCTATGGAAAATTATTCCTCTAGGCTTCATGACTCTTATGGTGAGTTTCAACGTCAGAGGCGTGACGATTTTGGGAAAGCTTACAATCGGTACTAA